Proteins from a single region of bacterium:
- a CDS encoding archease → MKREHKFELIEHTADIGVIGYGGSKAEAFENAAFGMFSIMADLDKYEPTDIIEVVATGDDDIALLERFLSSLIVLFDGDGLMPLDFKMIDLSAGKLVCMVSYRKIADDIEWLGPSIKAVTYHRMSVERSEGTWCAQAIFDV, encoded by the coding sequence ATGAAGCGCGAACATAAGTTCGAGTTGATCGAGCACACGGCTGATATCGGGGTGATCGGATACGGCGGCAGCAAGGCGGAAGCATTTGAGAACGCCGCTTTCGGCATGTTCTCGATAATGGCCGACCTGGACAAATACGAGCCGACCGATATCATTGAAGTTGTCGCAACCGGTGACGATGACATTGCTCTTTTGGAGCGATTCCTGTCGTCGCTGATTGTGCTCTTTGACGGCGATGGACTGATGCCGCTCGATTTCAAGATGATCGATCTGTCGGCGGGCAAGCTGGTGTGCATGGTCTCATATCGCAAGATTGCCGACGACATCGAGTGGCTGGGTCCGAGCATAAAGGCCGTAACGTATCACAGGATGTCTGTCGAGCGAAGCGAGGGCACATGGTGCGCGCAGGCTATTTTTGATGTTTAG
- the lexA gene encoding transcriptional repressor LexA produces MEKELTHRQRQILDYIVKHTDELGYPPTVREIGEAVGLSSSSTVHAHLKGLENAGLIRRDAVLTRAIRVVTDGIKSAKRKSVANLPLVGRVAAGSPILAYENVEDNIPVPSEFLGGGEGFMLRVKGDSMIEDGIVDGDYVIVRKQDTAENGDTVVAMVEDEATVKHIFKENGRIRLQPANSSMEPMYFDSVDVVGKVVGLIRRMD; encoded by the coding sequence ATGGAGAAGGAACTTACCCACAGGCAGAGGCAGATATTAGATTATATCGTCAAACACACTGACGAACTGGGCTATCCGCCGACGGTACGTGAGATCGGCGAAGCAGTCGGACTTAGTTCCAGTTCCACAGTGCATGCTCACCTTAAGGGTCTGGAGAATGCTGGTCTTATCCGGCGCGACGCGGTCCTTACCAGGGCCATTCGCGTTGTGACTGACGGCATCAAATCGGCAAAGCGGAAAAGCGTCGCTAATCTGCCACTTGTCGGGCGAGTGGCGGCCGGCAGCCCGATACTTGCCTATGAGAACGTGGAAGACAATATTCCCGTGCCGAGTGAATTTCTTGGCGGCGGCGAGGGCTTTATGCTGCGTGTCAAAGGTGATAGCATGATAGAGGACGGCATTGTGGACGGAGATTATGTCATTGTCCGTAAACAGGACACCGCGGAGAACGGCGATACGGTTGTTGCGATGGTCGAGGACGAGGCCACTGTGAAACACATTTTCAAAGAAAACGGCCGGATCAGGCTCCAACCGGCAAACTCGTCCATGGAGCCGATGTATTTCGACAGCGTAGATGTTGTCGGCAAAGTTGTAGGGCTTATAAGAAGGATGGACTAG
- a CDS encoding Gfo/Idh/MocA family oxidoreductase codes for MIRLGVLGYGRRINNVINFMQKLGEGPEVTAITDVRNDEIKAKMREDERDPDKVAFYTDPDEMLDKEELDGVLVGTRCHLHAKMGVKVLEHNLPLYLEKPVATTMEDLIALRNAAEKSTSKVVVSFPLRTTPHSRIAKEIIDSGKLGTIEHVQAWNNVYYGGCYYHGWYRDENETHGLWLQKATHDLDNINYLLGDNKPVMIAAMTSKQIFKGDRPAGLKCNDCKEWDTCLESPYHMYFSSQSAKRVEPNDNLCSFAVDTGNEDSGGALIRYETGMHVSYSQNFFTRKGGGKRGVRLFGYKGTLEYDWTTDEVKVFMHHSPVAETYKVGGASMSHGGGDTVLVDNFKRVITQGAESIAPIEAGLMSVLMCLKAKESDKTNTFQEIKYPDR; via the coding sequence ATGATACGTCTCGGTGTACTCGGCTATGGTAGAAGAATCAACAATGTAATTAATTTTATGCAGAAGCTCGGTGAGGGGCCTGAAGTTACAGCCATCACCGATGTCAGAAATGACGAGATCAAAGCGAAGATGCGGGAAGATGAGAGAGACCCCGACAAAGTGGCCTTCTATACGGACCCCGACGAGATGCTCGATAAGGAAGAACTGGACGGTGTGCTGGTTGGCACCAGGTGCCATCTTCATGCGAAGATGGGGGTTAAAGTGCTCGAACACAATCTTCCTCTCTACCTGGAAAAGCCGGTCGCAACCACAATGGAGGACCTTATCGCGCTGCGTAATGCAGCAGAAAAAAGCACCAGCAAAGTGGTAGTGTCGTTCCCGCTGCGGACGACCCCTCACTCGCGCATAGCGAAAGAAATCATCGATTCGGGCAAATTGGGCACTATTGAGCACGTGCAGGCGTGGAACAACGTCTATTACGGTGGGTGCTACTATCACGGCTGGTATCGCGATGAGAATGAGACGCACGGTCTCTGGCTCCAAAAAGCCACGCATGACCTTGATAATATCAATTATCTGCTTGGTGATAACAAACCAGTAATGATAGCCGCCATGACCAGCAAGCAGATTTTCAAGGGTGATCGTCCGGCAGGTCTGAAGTGCAATGACTGCAAGGAATGGGATACCTGCCTTGAAAGCCCGTATCACATGTACTTTTCTTCTCAATCTGCAAAGCGTGTTGAGCCGAATGATAACTTATGCAGCTTTGCTGTGGATACCGGCAATGAAGACTCCGGCGGCGCATTGATCCGCTATGAAACCGGCATGCATGTCAGCTACTCTCAGAATTTCTTTACGCGAAAAGGCGGCGGCAAGCGTGGCGTGAGACTCTTTGGTTATAAGGGCACTCTTGAATATGACTGGACGACTGATGAGGTAAAGGTATTTATGCATCATTCACCCGTAGCCGAGACCTATAAGGTCGGAGGTGCGAGTATGTCGCATGGCGGCGGCGACACAGTGCTTGTCGATAACTTCAAGAGAGTTATTACACAGGGCGCGGAGTCGATAGCGCCGATTGAGGCGGGCCTTATGAGTGTGCTTATGTGCCTCAAGGCAAAAGAATCGGATAAGACCAACACATTCCAGGAGATCAAGTATCCTGATAGATGA
- a CDS encoding DUF559 domain-containing protein, producing the protein MAKDRKPKNIVCGHPISPEKAAIVRQLRCDMTVPERTLWRRLRANQLCGYHFRRQQLISGFIADFYCHQACLAVELDGYTHDLDYDARRDKAFAELGIRVLRFTNSQAIKETEVVLEQILYVCNERCEKPTP; encoded by the coding sequence ATGGCCAAAGACCGCAAGCCCAAAAACATAGTCTGTGGACATCCGATAAGTCCTGAGAAGGCAGCAATAGTTCGGCAATTGCGGTGCGATATGACTGTGCCGGAACGAACGTTATGGCGCAGGCTTCGTGCAAATCAGCTCTGCGGGTATCACTTTCGACGCCAGCAATTAATTTCAGGTTTCATTGCGGACTTTTATTGTCACCAAGCATGCCTTGCAGTGGAACTTGACGGCTATACTCATGATCTTGACTACGATGCACGTAGAGATAAGGCATTTGCAGAGTTGGGTATACGTGTCTTGCGATTCACGAACAGTCAGGCCATAAAGGAAACGGAAGTTGTGTTAGAACAAATACTTTATGTGTGTAATGAAAGGTGCGAGAAACCTACCCCCTAG
- a CDS encoding SRPBCC family protein — translation MPKVQSSIEINGTIGDVYALAKNIEAFPEFMPDVKSVKVVERSADGGRTISEWTGIVKEFKTTIKWTEEDIWDDQAKTCKFSLVKGDYSKYSGLWTFTDLGSSTRFDSEIEVEYDVPLVGALIKGLIAKKMKENVDNMLAAIKREVERK, via the coding sequence TTGCCAAAAGTACAAAGTTCGATAGAAATAAACGGCACGATTGGTGACGTCTATGCCCTTGCCAAGAATATTGAGGCATTCCCTGAGTTTATGCCGGATGTCAAGAGCGTAAAAGTGGTCGAAAGGAGCGCCGACGGCGGCCGCACAATTTCAGAATGGACCGGCATCGTAAAAGAATTCAAGACAACGATCAAATGGACCGAAGAAGATATATGGGACGACCAGGCCAAAACCTGTAAGTTTTCACTGGTGAAGGGCGACTACAGCAAGTACTCGGGCTTGTGGACATTCACCGACTTGGGTTCGAGCACACGTTTCGACTCGGAGATCGAGGTTGAATACGATGTGCCGCTGGTGGGTGCTCTCATCAAAGGCCTGATCGCCAAGAAAATGAAAGAAAATGTAGACAATATGCTTGCTGCCATAAAGCGGGAGGTTGAGCGGAAATAA
- a CDS encoding FAD-dependent oxidoreductase, whose product MMKYDVLIVGAGPAGIFAALHLSKVKGLTVCIVDKGADIDQRVRKAELLTGWGGAGAFSDGKLTLSPDVGGQLNNLMSEREVRRLLKYVDQIWVNYGGSEKVYGTDEDQIANIEHRAQLAGLQLVHSEVRHLGTEMCPAILTRMRDALRERVEVKMETPIEELVVSGSKIAGVKTASGEVIKADYVIVAPGRSGADWLANEANRLHLKTMTNPVDVGVRVEIPAAVMQDITDIVYEPKLVYYSKSFDDKVRSFCVCPNGEVVIEKHNGVTSVNGHSYARKKTANTNFALLVSNSFTEPFHEPITYGKYIASLANLLSEGVIVQRLGDLESGHRSTASRLERCITRPTLVDAVPGDLSFVLPYRHISGILEMLHAMDRLAPGVASPHTLLYGVEVKFYSSKVELSDKLETAIKNLFAIGDGAGVTRGLAQSSASGVIAAQEIQHRLGG is encoded by the coding sequence ATAATGAAGTATGACGTGTTGATTGTCGGTGCCGGTCCGGCGGGTATATTTGCAGCTCTTCATCTGTCAAAGGTGAAGGGCTTGACCGTATGCATAGTCGATAAAGGTGCCGATATAGATCAGCGCGTTCGCAAGGCCGAACTGCTTACCGGCTGGGGTGGGGCAGGCGCATTTTCCGACGGCAAACTGACGCTTTCACCCGATGTGGGCGGCCAGCTCAATAACCTGATGTCCGAACGGGAGGTCCGCAGGCTGCTTAAATATGTGGATCAGATATGGGTCAACTACGGCGGCTCCGAAAAGGTCTATGGCACTGACGAAGATCAGATTGCAAACATCGAGCACAGAGCTCAGCTTGCTGGTCTGCAGCTTGTGCACTCCGAAGTCAGGCATCTGGGCACTGAGATGTGTCCTGCGATCCTCACACGCATGCGCGATGCGCTGCGCGAGAGGGTCGAGGTCAAAATGGAAACACCCATTGAGGAGCTTGTCGTCTCAGGCAGCAAGATTGCCGGCGTTAAGACTGCTTCGGGCGAAGTCATAAAGGCTGATTACGTCATAGTAGCTCCCGGCAGATCGGGCGCAGATTGGCTGGCAAACGAAGCCAATCGTCTGCATCTCAAAACAATGACCAATCCCGTGGATGTAGGTGTCAGGGTCGAAATTCCGGCAGCCGTTATGCAGGATATCACAGATATCGTCTACGAGCCAAAGCTGGTCTATTATTCCAAGTCGTTTGATGATAAGGTCAGGTCGTTTTGCGTGTGTCCAAACGGCGAGGTCGTGATCGAAAAGCACAATGGTGTCACCAGCGTCAACGGTCACAGCTATGCCCGTAAAAAGACAGCCAACACCAACTTCGCCCTGCTTGTATCCAATTCGTTTACCGAGCCGTTCCATGAGCCGATTACATACGGCAAATACATAGCCAGTCTGGCGAATCTGCTATCAGAGGGAGTCATAGTCCAGAGACTCGGCGACCTTGAATCCGGCCATAGAAGCACTGCCTCGCGCCTCGAGCGATGCATTACCCGGCCGACTCTTGTCGATGCCGTTCCGGGTGATTTGAGCTTTGTCCTGCCCTACAGGCATATCTCAGGCATACTCGAGATGCTCCATGCTATGGATCGCCTGGCGCCTGGAGTAGCCAGCCCCCATACTCTGCTTTACGGCGTCGAAGTCAAGTTTTATTCTTCCAAGGTAGAACTGTCGGATAAACTTGAGACTGCTATAAAGAACCTTTTTGCCATCGGCGACGGGGCCGGCGTCACACGCGGCCTTGCACAGTCTTCGGCTTCTGGAGTCATTGCTGCCCAAGAAATTCAGCATCGCCTGGGCGGGTAA
- a CDS encoding choice-of-anchor E domain-containing protein: MRGPVFKVCALSLLAILLGGAAYAAVTTDSETISLTQTDWSQVISLEKFHGDIANLDKVVITLVATGQSDIGYENRASKPADIQLTWTATVSMKKGGSTLLSVAPAYSNTVTPAAYDLLWDWSGTSGGNFTTSDTKSDSMTLTSGFSDYVGDGTFDLEIVAAAISQTIGTGNVASYYLTSASATATVEYYTPEPASIASLAAGLLGIVGFGIRRRR, encoded by the coding sequence ATGAGAGGACCAGTATTTAAAGTTTGTGCGCTTAGCCTGCTGGCCATTCTCCTGGGCGGGGCAGCCTACGCAGCTGTCACAACGGATTCGGAAACAATCAGTTTGACTCAGACTGACTGGAGCCAGGTGATATCGCTGGAAAAATTCCACGGTGATATTGCAAACTTGGACAAAGTAGTGATAACGCTTGTGGCTACCGGTCAAAGTGACATCGGTTATGAGAATCGTGCGTCAAAGCCGGCAGACATCCAATTGACCTGGACGGCGACCGTTTCCATGAAAAAGGGTGGCTCCACGCTGCTTTCGGTGGCTCCGGCCTATTCCAACACGGTGACCCCAGCTGCTTATGATCTGCTCTGGGATTGGAGTGGCACTTCAGGAGGCAACTTCACAACTTCTGATACTAAGTCAGACTCGATGACGCTGACCAGTGGATTTAGTGACTATGTTGGAGATGGAACGTTCGATCTGGAGATTGTGGCTGCAGCGATATCCCAGACTATTGGGACAGGTAATGTCGCTTCATATTACCTAACCTCAGCGAGTGCAACGGCTACAGTCGAATACTATACTCCAGAACCTGCGAGCATAGCTTCACTTGCTGCCGGTCTGTTGGGAATCGTTGGTTTTGGTATTCGCCGGAGGAGATAA
- a CDS encoding 4Fe-4S binding protein codes for MAAKVDKDKCAGCGPCAEACPVEAIKIENNLAVIDEDACIECGACVDACPSEAISLE; via the coding sequence ATGGCTGCCAAAGTAGATAAAGACAAATGTGCCGGATGCGGACCTTGCGCAGAGGCCTGCCCTGTTGAGGCGATTAAGATCGAAAATAACTTAGCTGTTATCGATGAGGATGCATGCATTGAATGCGGTGCATGTGTGGATGCATGTCCGAGCGAAGCAATTTCGCTTGAGTAA